A window of the Streptomyces sp. NBC_00250 genome harbors these coding sequences:
- a CDS encoding GntR family transcriptional regulator, which yields MYRELAAAIRDLRVEPGASLSETDLAEQLQVSRTPLREAIARLVDGGLVSVVPQVGTRVEPIRLHDVEQARFVRESLELAAFAAACEKPERDVSELRALLAEQERCHEAHDLDGFFAADEALHRQIFEISGYLGAWQLMQPMKMHLDRFRRLSLPDPETVQVLIDEHTAIVDALEAGDAVHGPTHISRHARRVLDTAPGLQGRHPGYFAE from the coding sequence GTGTACAGGGAGCTGGCCGCGGCCATCCGTGACCTGCGGGTCGAGCCGGGTGCGTCGTTGTCGGAGACGGATCTGGCTGAGCAGTTGCAGGTCAGCCGTACGCCGCTGCGCGAGGCCATCGCGCGGCTTGTCGACGGCGGTCTGGTTTCGGTCGTGCCGCAGGTCGGCACCCGGGTGGAGCCGATCCGGCTCCATGACGTGGAGCAGGCTCGCTTCGTCCGCGAGAGCCTGGAGCTGGCCGCGTTCGCCGCGGCCTGCGAGAAGCCGGAGCGGGACGTCAGCGAACTGCGCGCCCTTCTCGCCGAGCAGGAACGCTGTCACGAGGCCCACGACCTCGACGGTTTCTTCGCCGCCGATGAGGCGCTTCACCGGCAGATCTTCGAGATCAGCGGCTACCTCGGCGCGTGGCAGCTGATGCAGCCCATGAAGATGCACCTGGACCGCTTCCGACGCCTCAGCCTCCCCGACCCCGAAACAGTCCAGGTCCTCATCGACGAGCACACGGCGATCGTGGACGCGCTCGAAGCCGGCGACGCGGTACACGGACCCACCCACATCAGCAGGCACGCCCGCAGGGTCCTGGATACCGCCCCCGGCCTCCAGGGCCGCCACCCCGGGTACTTCGCCGAATGA
- a CDS encoding ATP-binding cassette domain-containing protein: protein MLTHQSNTTPSPGTSGPNVPVLSATGISKRFGHVTALTDVSLEVAPGEVVALMGDNGAGKSTLIKILSGALTPDSGELRVRGGQVHFANPSDARAAGIETVYQDLALADDLSAPANLFLGRERRKAGLLGRVGVLDNKRMRTETEDYLRTLGARVPDYQAPVRMFSGGQRQTVAIARAGIWARELVIMDEPTAALGLVQTEQVAQLIKRTRDRGIAVIVISHSVPFVTDVADRIVVLRLGTTAATLSPATTSHDEIVAAITGAATGTSTDSQGSTP from the coding sequence GTGCTGACGCATCAGTCGAATACGACACCATCCCCCGGCACCTCCGGCCCGAACGTCCCCGTGCTCTCGGCCACCGGGATCTCCAAGCGCTTCGGCCACGTCACGGCACTGACCGACGTGTCCCTGGAGGTGGCCCCCGGCGAGGTCGTGGCCCTGATGGGCGACAACGGCGCGGGTAAGTCCACGCTGATCAAGATCCTGTCGGGCGCCCTCACTCCGGACAGCGGCGAGCTGCGCGTGCGAGGTGGACAGGTCCACTTCGCCAACCCCTCGGACGCTCGCGCCGCCGGCATCGAGACCGTCTACCAGGACCTCGCGCTGGCCGACGACCTATCCGCCCCCGCCAACCTGTTCCTGGGCCGTGAGCGCCGCAAGGCGGGACTGCTGGGCCGTGTGGGCGTTCTCGACAACAAGCGGATGCGGACCGAGACGGAGGACTATCTGCGAACCCTCGGCGCCCGCGTTCCGGACTACCAGGCTCCGGTGCGGATGTTCTCCGGCGGCCAGCGCCAGACGGTGGCAATCGCCCGGGCCGGGATCTGGGCCCGTGAGCTGGTCATCATGGACGAACCCACCGCCGCGCTGGGCCTCGTCCAGACCGAGCAGGTCGCCCAGCTGATCAAGCGCACTCGGGACCGGGGCATCGCCGTCATCGTCATCAGCCACAGCGTGCCGTTCGTGACCGACGTGGCCGACCGAATCGTCGTACTCCGTCTGGGCACCACCGCCGCCACGCTGTCGCCCGCCACCACCTCGCACGACGAGATCGTCGCCGCCATCACCGGCGCGGCTACCGGAACCTCGACCGACTCGCAGGGAAGCACGCCATGA
- a CDS encoding GntR family transcriptional regulator, translating into MKTERSGVNAVSALASIERPRTRQRTSDRVYKELAAAIRDLRIEPGASLSETDLAEQLQVSRTPLREAIARLAETGLVSVVPQVGTRVEPIRLYDVEQACFVRESLELAAFAVACEKPERDVSELRALLAEQERCHEAHDLDGFFAADEALHRQIFEISGYLGAWQLMQPIKMHLDRFRRLSLPDPETVQVLIHEHTAIVNALETGDAVHGHTHISRHARRALEDAPVFRARYPDYFAD; encoded by the coding sequence GTGAAGACGGAGCGTAGTGGTGTGAACGCAGTGTCGGCGCTGGCGTCGATCGAGCGTCCCAGGACGCGCCAGCGAACCTCCGACCGTGTGTACAAGGAGCTGGCGGCGGCCATTCGTGACCTGCGGATCGAGCCGGGTGCGTCGTTGTCGGAGACGGATCTGGCCGAGCAGTTGCAGGTCAGTCGTACGCCGCTGCGCGAGGCCATCGCGCGCCTCGCGGAGACGGGGCTGGTTTCGGTCGTGCCGCAGGTGGGCACCCGGGTGGAGCCGATCCGGCTGTATGACGTGGAACAGGCGTGTTTCGTCCGCGAGAGTCTGGAGCTGGCCGCGTTCGCCGTGGCCTGCGAGAAGCCGGAGCGGGACGTCAGCGAACTGCGTGCCCTTCTCGCCGAGCAGGAACGCTGTCACGAGGCCCATGATCTCGACGGTTTCTTCGCCGCCGATGAGGCGCTTCACCGGCAGATCTTCGAGATCAGCGGCTACCTCGGCGCGTGGCAGCTGATGCAGCCGATAAAGATGCACCTGGACCGCTTCCGACGCCTCAGCCTCCCCGACCCCGAAACGGTCCAGGTCCTCATCCATGAGCACACGGCGATCGTGAACGCGCTCGAAACCGGCGACGCGGTACACGGCCACACTCACATCAGCAGGCACGCCCGCAGGGCCCTGGAGGATGCCCCGGTCTTCCGGGCCCGTTACCCCGACTACTTCGCGGACTGA
- a CDS encoding nuclear transport factor 2 family protein translates to MIQNGLHTPEALPQHPDVTEAIVRERRLHDPSVRLSDPLAEALFDPDLIEVGASGRRWTHAEMVAALPTLHGGAENSTPITAEHFEGTLLAPGIVHLTYETRIADRHARHSSIWRRDAAGEYRLYYHQATPVPDETAWP, encoded by the coding sequence ATGATCCAGAACGGCCTGCACACGCCCGAGGCGCTCCCGCAGCATCCGGACGTCACCGAGGCGATCGTCCGGGAGCGACGCCTCCACGACCCCTCCGTCCGCCTCTCCGACCCCCTCGCCGAAGCCCTCTTCGACCCCGATCTCATCGAGGTCGGCGCCTCCGGGCGGCGGTGGACGCATGCGGAGATGGTGGCCGCCCTGCCCACGCTCCACGGCGGCGCCGAGAACAGCACCCCCATCACCGCAGAGCACTTCGAGGGCACGCTCCTCGCCCCCGGCATCGTCCACCTCACCTACGAGACCCGCATCGCGGACCGGCACGCCCGCCATTCGTCGATCTGGCGCCGCGACGCCGCCGGGGAGTACCGGCTCTACTACCACCAGGCCACGCCGGTGCCGGACGAAACGGCCTGGCCGTAG
- a CDS encoding mannonate dehydratase: MTLRLSLGHIDVYDDRTATFAHQLGLTGVQFHTPNLLPGEAGYWSLEELRALRDRCDADGLRIDGLENVPLAHFWKVQRGLPGRDEQIENYRTTIRNMGAVGIDMLGYNWLPTFVWRTDMDVAGRGGAKVTSFDLADIGAGNALASYRLSPTEPLADPISAEQMWANHQYFLDAVLPVAEEAGVRLALHPDDPPVDEPLGGAARIFNSPASLAAAREQAKGSRAWGLDFCLGTVSEMGGEDAINEVIDTLGPLGAIHYVHFRDVQGSVPSFRECFLGEGNYNPARVIRRLHDVGFDGFIIDDHVPAMVGDPDTWLDISSDAYCSRGRAHAIGYLQGVLNALGLD; encoded by the coding sequence ATGACGCTGAGGCTCTCCCTCGGTCACATCGATGTCTACGACGACAGGACAGCGACCTTCGCCCATCAACTCGGCCTCACCGGCGTCCAGTTCCACACCCCCAACCTGCTGCCCGGCGAGGCGGGTTACTGGAGCCTGGAGGAGCTGCGGGCGCTGCGTGATCGCTGCGACGCCGACGGGCTGCGGATCGACGGCCTGGAGAACGTCCCCCTGGCCCACTTCTGGAAAGTCCAGCGGGGCCTTCCCGGGCGGGACGAACAGATCGAGAACTACCGCACGACCATCCGGAACATGGGCGCGGTAGGCATAGACATGCTCGGCTACAACTGGCTTCCGACGTTCGTGTGGCGCACCGACATGGACGTGGCCGGCCGCGGCGGCGCCAAGGTCACCTCCTTTGACCTGGCCGACATCGGCGCCGGCAACGCGCTCGCCTCCTATCGCCTCTCGCCCACCGAGCCGCTGGCAGATCCCATATCGGCCGAGCAGATGTGGGCCAACCACCAGTACTTTCTCGACGCCGTCCTGCCGGTCGCCGAGGAAGCCGGGGTACGGCTGGCACTGCACCCGGACGACCCGCCGGTGGACGAGCCTTTGGGCGGCGCGGCGCGCATCTTCAACTCGCCGGCCTCGCTGGCCGCAGCGCGAGAACAGGCGAAGGGAAGCCGGGCCTGGGGACTGGACTTCTGCCTCGGCACCGTCTCCGAGATGGGCGGCGAAGACGCCATCAACGAGGTCATCGATACGCTCGGTCCGCTCGGCGCGATCCACTACGTCCATTTCCGGGACGTCCAGGGAAGCGTCCCGTCCTTCCGCGAGTGCTTCCTCGGCGAGGGCAACTACAACCCCGCCCGTGTCATACGCCGCCTCCACGACGTGGGATTCGACGGCTTCATCATCGACGACCATGTACCGGCCATGGTCGGCGACCCCGACACCTGGCTCGACATCTCCTCCGACGCATACTGCAGCCGCGGCCGCGCCCACGCGATCGGCTATCTCCAGGGCGTCCTCAACGCCCTCGGCCTCGACTGA
- a CDS encoding fumarylacetoacetate hydrolase family protein — MRFLRVGPPGAETPVVATPDGAYHCLRSVTADIDGVFLGGGGVDRARAALEAGDLPLIDVTGRRIGPPVARPGVVLCVGLNYTAHAAESGVLPPEHPVVFYKAPNTVVGPHDDLLLPRGSDRTDWEVELAVVIGRKARYLESPEEALVCIGGYTVSNDLSERRLQLETSGGQWSKGKSCETFNPLGPWLLTPDEVPDPQALGLRSWVNGEPRQSSSTSDMIFDVATLIHLLSQVTVLEPGDIVNTGTPEGVALSGRFPYLTEGDLVEVEIDGLGRQTQKAVRA; from the coding sequence ATGAGATTCCTACGTGTGGGCCCGCCCGGCGCCGAGACGCCGGTCGTGGCCACCCCGGACGGCGCGTACCACTGCCTTCGCTCCGTCACCGCAGACATCGACGGCGTCTTCCTGGGCGGCGGCGGAGTGGACCGCGCCCGCGCCGCGCTCGAGGCGGGCGATCTGCCGCTCATCGACGTCACCGGTCGGCGCATCGGCCCGCCCGTCGCCCGCCCGGGCGTCGTGCTGTGCGTCGGCCTGAACTACACCGCCCACGCCGCAGAGTCCGGAGTGCTGCCGCCGGAGCACCCGGTGGTGTTCTACAAGGCCCCCAACACGGTAGTCGGCCCGCACGACGACCTCCTGCTCCCGCGCGGATCGGACCGGACCGACTGGGAGGTCGAACTTGCCGTAGTGATAGGCCGGAAGGCCCGCTACCTGGAGTCGCCCGAGGAGGCGCTCGTCTGCATCGGCGGCTACACCGTCTCCAACGACCTCTCGGAGCGCCGGCTCCAGCTGGAGACCAGCGGTGGCCAGTGGTCGAAGGGCAAGAGCTGCGAGACGTTCAACCCATTGGGTCCCTGGCTACTGACTCCCGACGAGGTTCCCGACCCCCAGGCGCTCGGGCTGCGGTCCTGGGTCAACGGCGAGCCCCGGCAGTCCTCCTCGACGTCAGACATGATCTTCGACGTTGCCACGCTGATTCACCTGCTCAGCCAGGTAACGGTCCTGGAGCCCGGCGACATCGTCAACACCGGCACACCCGAGGGCGTCGCGCTCTCCGGCCGGTTCCCCTATCTCACCGAAGGCGACCTCGTCGAGGTCGAAATCGACGGCCTCGGCCGGCAGACCCAGAAGGCGGTACGAGCATGA